In the genome of Aequorivita sp. H23M31, the window GAGTACAATCCTGATGGAAGTTTTAAAAGCAAAACTATCCACAAAAAAACAACTGATAATATTACTCCAAAAATCGAAGTTAATTATGAAAATCTTGTGCCAAGTTTTACCTATGAAAATTTTGAGGGCGGAACAACATCATTAACTGATTTTATAGGGAGTTACGTTTATATTAACCTATGGGCAACTTGGAGCAAACCCTCTGAAAACGAAATAAAGCGCTTTAGTCAAATTGCAGAAGAATTTAGCAATAATAAAAACATAGTGTTTATAAATCTTTCGATAGATGACCATAAAAATTATTCCAAATGGAGAGAAAGAGTTGAAAATGAAAATTTAAAAGGAATTCAATTAATAGCGTCTGATGGGTGGGATTCTGAATTTCTAAAAAATTTAAAAATAACTCATATCCCTTGTGCTGTAATAATTGATCCAAAGGGTGACGTTGTTGAAATTTATACGTTTACACCTTCTAATCCTAAACTGAAAGAGGAACTTTATAAACTTTTGGAAAATGATAATGAATGAAAAAACCGACAATTTTACTTTTTATATTTTCTTCGGTTTTTGTTTAATCACAAGCAAACGTGGATAATATTGCTGTTGTAAAAGATTCTAGTTCCGAATTTCATACAGAAATCATCAAAGCGTGGTAAGCTAACCGAAAAAGCGGAAATGAAAGCTATGGAATATAAAAACCCGAAAAAGCACTGGCTATAACACGGTATATAAAAAATAGCGGGTTCGGTGCTAAATTGAAAGTTTTGGCATATTAATAAAATTAGTTATAATCCGAAAATTAGTGCATTTTAAGCCGCTACTTTTCATATACCCAAACGTTATAGCCAATGCTGAAAAACGAAACCCTAAATGAAAAAAACAGCCATTTTACTCTTTATATTTTTTGTTTCGCGCGCTTATTCACAGACAAATGAAGATAGACTTGCTATTGATTTTTACCCCTTAATGGCTATTGATACAATTTATAATCTGATTCAGATTGATAAAATCGAAGATAAACACTTTTTTTATCAGGACGAAAACACCATAAATCCCAATTTGTTTCTGTGTTCAGTTGAAAGAGAAAGAGAAGTTTTCGGAGAAAAAACACTTTTGTTTCAACAAACTTTAGTCAAAAAAGTCAATGACGTTTGGGTTTTGTATGATTTTCAGGATTATTGGGGAACTCCCGAAAAAGGTTTAATCGACAATACATTTTACATTATCAGCAATACAGTAGGAAATTCAGGACACAACAGGGAATTGGGTGGCGGTTGGAGTTGGGGAAAAGAAAGTATTTGTTTTCTTGATTACAAAAAAATGACGATTAGTGAAGAACTTATAATTAATTATGGCTATGAAAGCAGTCATTTGGAAAACGATGAAGATATAAAAAAATACGTGGAATTAGAGCAAGAGGACGATTGTAGTTTTATAGCTACATCTGAAGAATGTGGTATGAAGTATGTTATTGAAAATTCGATACTGACAATAAGCCAATCTTATTGCAAGAATGAAACCTCACGAAACAAAGGAGAAAAAACCGAATTGATTGAAAAAACGGATATTGATTGTCCTTGTCTGTCAAATGGGAAATATCAATATATTGACGGGAACTTCGTAAAAACAGATTACTAATGAGAAAAACCGTCTTTTTACTTTTTATGTTTTCCGTGATTTTTGCTTATTCC includes:
- a CDS encoding TlpA family protein disulfide reductase, with translation MKKIIYILFILVFTSCSSKLFIPYEKDGEKLERIDLVKLNKYANLDNKKFDKTTAWGSSDRPDGSYILTSKNETTKIAVTKKDGIYIFLKKIKKQKDQYIVTEYNPDGSFKSKTIHKKTTDNITPKIEVNYENLVPSFTYENFEGGTTSLTDFIGSYVYINLWATWSKPSENEIKRFSQIAEEFSNNKNIVFINLSIDDHKNYSKWRERVENENLKGIQLIASDGWDSEFLKNLKITHIPCAVIIDPKGDVVEIYTFTPSNPKLKEELYKLLENDNE